CTGATAAATGTCACCACGGCAAGGAGGAGGATACCCTCTTCCCCGCCCTCGAAAAGCACGGCCTACCCAGGGAGGGTGGCCCCATAGGGGTGATGCTCCTCGAGCACGACGAAGGGCGCCGCTTCGTCAGGTCCCTCGCTGAGGGCGTTGAAAGGTATGCCCGCGGCGATAAGACGGCCAGGGGAGCTATCATAGACAACGCGCGGGGCTACGCCAAACTCCTCAATGCCCACATCTACAAAGAGGATAACGTCCTCTACCCTATGGCGGATCGAATGCTTTCCGCAGAGGAGGTGCGGGAGCTATTGGAAAAGTACGAAGAGATCGAAAGGGAACGGATAGGCGAAGGAAAACATCACGAATATCTGCACCTCATCGAAGAATTGGAAAAGGGGCTCTAGATAGGAGTTCTGATCTATCCGGGATACAATAAGCTGCGCCCCCAGAGGATATGTTCCCTAGTCAAGAGGGCCCTAGAGTTCCACCCTAACCGACCTCCTCCCACAGAATGGGGGGTGCATCCGCCGAAGGCGGACCTTCGGCAGACTGGGGTTTGAGGTACCCCCAGCCTCTATTCCCCCCTCCTCCCACAGAATGGGGTGTGCAGAGGGGCTTTGCTCCTCTGCTGGGGTTTGGGGTATCCCCAAACCTTCATCCCCCCTTTTCCCTAAGAAGGGAGAAGGGGGCAGGGGATGAGGGCGTTGCCCCGCAGGACAAAGGGGGAGGTCGAGGAGGGTACACCCTCCTTGGAGGGTTCTAGGGCTCCGCCCTAGCCCCTATTCCCCCCTTCTCCCTAGGGAGAAGGGGATAAGGAGATGAGGGCACTGCCAGTACGGGGGCGGCCGATAGGGATAATGTAGAGCGGCCGGTGGTGGCTGGGGCAACCGATAGCTTCCTGTACCTCCTGATCGTAAAAGGCCCCGATGGGCACCCCGCCCAAACCCAGAGAGACCGCCTGGAGGAGGATGTTCTGGGCCGCATGCCCGGCCTCCAGCAGCACATACCTCTCCGCCCGTTCGCCATACTTGACCCTGGTGCGCTCGTAGACAGCTGTGATCACGATGCTTAGAGGCGCCTCCCGAATGGGCTCCTGGGATAAACCAGCCGTGCATAACGCTTCTCGGACATCCCCCTCCTTTACCCTGGCCAGCGCATGGCTATTCGCTAGATAGCGGTAGACCGCCTGACGTGTGACTACATACACCTCAAGCGGGTATAACGCCCCGGCAGAGGGGGCAGCGCGAAAGCCTGTTCTTTTATCAGTGATGCCTTGCGCAGCCCATAACAGCTGAGCGATCTCCGCCAGTGAGGGCTCCCAGGGAGAATAGCTGCGCATTGAGCGTCGCTTGGCGATGGTCTCCTCCAGGGATAGTGGCCCGGCCATCCGTGGCTGAGGCAAAGGGATATGCCCGAGAGGTGTGGGGGTAGGAATGACCGAGGGACGAGGGGTGGGACTGGGAGTAAGCGGCGGATAGGATATGGGTGTTGGGCTGCGAACGGGCGCTGGCGTAGCCGTGGCTGATGGCAGCGGAACACAGGCCACCCCCAGAAGAGCGACCAGTAGGATAGCCAGGGGAGGGCTAGGATGCCACGTATGACTAGACCTTTCGGCCATAGACCTCTACAAATCGGGCTATGGAGCGGTTGTAGGTTCTCTCCACCTCTGCTGGAAAGAGGCAACCCGGCAATTCACCATAGTGACGATGGTAAACGATACAATCACAACAGAAGCCCTTCCGTTCGCAGGGCTCGTAGGTGCAGGTACACCTTCCCCGATTAACCTCGACGTTACACCGTCGGATGAGCTCACTTCTTTGGTTCGGCATCATCGCTCTCCATCCCCCAGGTCTGCATCAACTTCTTGATGCGCTCAGCCAACCTGGGACTGCTCCGCAGCCGCTCAATGAAGATAGGACAGCCCTCCAGAAGGGAGTGCTGGGCGGCCGAAGCCAGATTGGCTAAAAACTGGGGCATGCCCAATCCGCTCTCTGGAGAGAAGGCTCCCGGTATAGCCGACTGCATCTGCCTACGGAGGTCCTCAGCACTGAAACGGAGGGGCACCACACAGGATCTGTACCATGGACATTCCTTACACTGCACGAGAGCGGCAGCCTCGTCTAAAATATCCCCCATTTCCTATTCCCCTTAAGTCATCATCCCTTCCAGCATACACCAATCGCTTTTGACTATCAAGGGAGATAGCTTAAGGTGTTGACTAACGGGGGTTCCAGGGAGGGCATCTGCCGAAGGCGGACCTTCGGCGGACGGCGGATCTGGGGATGTGCCCCAGAACACAAAAAAGCCCCTCCTTCCGCAGGAAGGACAACCTTGAATCCGCCTTCGGCGGATTTGGGGGAGATATTCAACGCTCTCATAACTACGATTGAATCAGCGCGCCGGGATGCCCAGAGTTTGCCCACCATCGACCACGAGGCACAAGCCAGTCACGTAGGAAGCCTCATCGCTGGCTAAGTAAACGGCGGCGTTTCCAATGTCCTCCACCTGTCCCACCCTGGGAATAGGCAATCGAGCAAGCAGCCGCCTCCGCGCCTCATCAGAGAAACTAGCGGTAAGCGGAGTATCCACAAAGCCGGGACAGATACAATTGATGCGTATATTGTCCCGGCCGTAATCAATCGCCATTTGTCGTGTCAGGTTGACGACCCCTGCCTTGGCAGCGCAGTAGGCCGCTTTTCTTGCTGCTGCCTGCAACCCGAGCGTGCCAGCGATATTGATAATTGAACCACCGCCACGCTCTATCATCACTGGGATAGTGTACTTGCAACCCAGAAAAACGCTTTTCAAATCAACGCTGATGACCAGATCCCACTCTTCTTCGCTGATCTCAGTCACGCTGCCCACGGGACTTATGCCCGCGTTGTTGACCAGAATATCGATGTGACCAAAGTGATCGCACGCAGCTTGCACCATTCTTTGAATGTCTGCCGCTGATGTTACATCAGTCTGAACCGCAATTGCTTCCGAGCCTCGGGACTTGATCATCTGGACCGTTTCCTCAGCGCCAGACAGGTTCAGATCGGCAACAACGATTTTGGCACCCTCTTCCGCAAACCGGAGAGCAATTCCTCGGCCATTGCCGGAAGCCGCACCCGTCACTATCGCCACTCTATCTCGCAGTCGCATACCTGCCATCCCTCCTTGCAAATTTGTCTGCCTAGCAAGCAAAAGGGCTTTTGATTAGTTGAGAGCACTTTGAACCGTGGTCTCGCCGGAGACAAGAAGGCCCCTTCCATATTTTCTCCTTGTCAGCTCTCACCACCCGATGGCAAAACATTCACGACGGGGGTCGACCCCGGCAGTTCGCACTCCACTTTGGGGATCGACGGTGATCAGGCAGACACCCCCAGCTTCCCAGTCGGCGCGTTTCCAAAGCTCAACCTTATGGCCCCGCTCCACCAGGCCAGCGATTGTCTCTGCTGGGATGTCTGCCTCGAGCGCGATTACGCCAGGTCGCGCCCTGTGTGGCCAAAAGCTGTTCGGAGCACTCAGGGTAGCGAAACGGGGCATCTCCACTGCCAGCTGTGGGCTCATACCAAACTCAGCCAGGTTAAGGAAAACCTGACACATTGCTTGGCACTGAACATCGCCACCAGGGGTACCAAAAGGCATGTATAGTCGGCCTTCTCGGAAAACCATAGCTGGATTGGGGGTGAGGCGCGGTCGTTTGCCAGGCGCTAGCGCACTGGGGTGATTTGGATCAAGCCAAGACTGAGAACCCCGTGGAGACACCGCCAATCCAGTACCCGGCACTATGGGGATGTCTGCGCTAAGGTCACTAGGTGTAGCTGAGAAAGCGTTTCCAGCAGAGTCTACAACACAGACGTAACTGGTATCGTAGGGTGCTGTGGGGGCGCCCTCTCCATCCAGTTCAGACAGATGACTGAAAGCGCTGATCCTTCCACCATAAGAGCTGGACAAGCCGGATGCAGGCAATTGTGGGAAGACTTGATCGGGCTTGATTCTCAGCCGTTGCCTAGCGCCGTACTCTTCAGACAGTAGCGTATCTAGAGGCACATCGACGAAACAAGGATCACCATAGTGCGCCTCGCGATCGGCGAGCGCTAGCTTGAGCGCTTCGACGATCCAGTGGATGTACTGGGCGCTGTTATGTTTCAGCCTAGAAAACTCCAGGCCCTCCAGTATTCTTAAGGCTTGTAACAGGACTGGTCCTTGGCACCAAGGCCCACAGGCGTAGACCTCGTAGCCCTTGTAAGGGACCTTGACGGGAGGCTCAATCCGCACCTGGAAGCCTGCCATATCATCCGGGGTGAGTAATCCACCCTGCTCTGCGAAGAACTCGGCGATACGCTTGGCGATAGGACCCCGGTAGAAAGCGTCGCGCGCAGCCTGCAACCCCGCCAGCCGGCCCCTAGACGACTTCGCACTCTCCGCATCGGCTATGATTTGCAGTGTGCGGGCCAAATCCGACTGGACGAAGACCTCACCCTCAGACGGTTGGCGCCCCGCCGGCAGAAAGACCTCCGCCGAACTGGGCCAGCGTCGATAAGTTTCAACACTTTCGGCAACACGCTGTGCTAAGAGACGATGAACCGGAAACCCTTCCGCTGCCAATCGGATAGCGTCTTCTGATACTTGAGCGAAGGTCATCGTACCGTATGTGGACAGTGCGCTAATCCAGGCATCCGGTGCAGCCGGGACAACAGTTCGCAGCACCCCCTCTGGGATAACGCCCCCGGCCTGCTCTTGAAAGTAAGCAATGGTGGCACGCTGCGGCCATACACCCACGCCGTCGACGGTAACCACCTGGCGACTCTCGGCCAGATAGATCATTACTGGGGCGACCCCAGCGAAGCTAACCATATCAGGCTGAGTGACTGCCAGGCAGATCCCCGCCGCCACTCCTGCATCGATGGCATTGCCACCACGTTCCAGAATTCTCGCTCCCGCCAGGGACGCCAGAGCGTGGCCCGAGGCGACCATCACCTTCGTACCCCGAACCGTGGGGCAATAGGCGTGATGTGGGTAAGCGCTACTGTCGCTGTTCGTCGATGTTGACATTGGCTTCGAGCCTCCATAATCATTTGGCCCAGCGGCATGTCCTGGCTAATAATTCGATACCGGCTAGCCCAGCAATTCGCCAGTGATGCGGGCCAGTACCGAGGTGGCTAGCAGAACCGGTCGTTGCGTTACCTCGACAACAATTCTTTTGTGGTTCAGGGTATAGCCCATGCAATCCATCACAACCAAATCCAGAGACTGCTTAGCCAATTCCCTGGCAGCCGCAGCCACGGCCTGCTCATCGGTGTAGGGGGAACAGGCGATGAAGGCCAAGCTGGCTTCCAAAGTTTCCCATTGAGATCTGGCATAGCCTATTTGCTCCGGAAGGGGAACCATGATCCCCAGATGTTTGGGAGATAGAGCTCTTACGATGCCAGGCAACAGGCGACTAGACTCAATGAGGATCACATCCGTGTGCAGCGCTGGAAATTCACGGGTGCACAGGAGGATCACCAGGTTCACGCCCTCACCTGACAGTCGGTCTAAGCAGTTCTGTACCAGCGGGAGGGTGCGCTCAGCAGCTACGTATACAGCTCGACCGTCTCGTAACCGGGTTAGCAGGACGTACTCACCTGAACGAGGTACAAGATCTGCAATTTTAGCTAGGTCCAGGTTGTCCAACGCGCCCAACTGGCGAATAGTCACATCCGGCGGCAAGAAAGGCATCATTTGAGGTAATACGTCGTTTCGAGGCGCCTGCCCAAATATTACCATGCCCAACGTCCGATGGCCGTAGCTTCGCTGAACTCGTTTGATCGTGTTCTCATTCATGATGACGTTCCCCTCCCCAACCTTGGTCAACACAACACCGCCCTGAGTCCTGAGCATGTGGACTCTTTTGACTGTGGACATGGTCACAGAGCCGCACTGATCGATCATCTATTCACCTCGCATGGTGTCACTGCCTTGGATTGTGCAAAGGCCAAACTATTCACGGCCATAGCGAATCCGGGGATCGAGATAGGCGTACAGGATGTCTACAGCCAGGTTGATGAACACGTAGGCACTAGCCAACACAAGCACGCTACCTTGTACCTGAGGGTAGTCACGCAGGCGGATAGAATCGACCAATAACTTGCCCAGGCCGGGCCAAGCGAAAACGGTCTCGGTGATCACTGCCCCACCTAGATTGGCCCCGAACTGGAGCCCGATCAGAGTTATGACTGGCAGCATCGCGTTCGGCAGACAGTGGCGCATGACGACTATGCGCTCAATGAGGCCTTTACTGCGCGCCGTGCGAACATAGTCCAGAGCCAGGACATTTAGCATACAGGCCCGGGTCATTCGCGTGATGATCCCCACCGACCACAGACCCAGCGCCATCGCTGGCATCACTAGGTGACGCAAGGTCGTCGTGAAGGCATTAGCATCAAGGTTCAAAACGCTATCAATCAGATAGAAGTTAGTCACCGTCCTGAGATCATATAGCGTTCGGGCATCATAGCGCCCGCTGACAGGCAACCACTGCAACGTGACGCCGAATACTATGATCATGATTATGCCAAACCAGAAGAGTGGGATGGAGATACCGAGTAGTGCAAACACTCGACCTGCATAATCAACGACGGAATTTGACCGAATGGCCGAAACAATGCCGAGCGGGATGCCAACAACCGTACTGATGAATAGCGCTGCCACAGCGAGCTCAACAGTTGCTGGAAATCTGGCTGCGATCTGTTCAGTTACTGACACACCACCAGCAAATGAGCGACCGAGATCGCCTCGCAAGGCATAGCTAAGGAAAGTCAGAAACTGCAGATGCATGGGTCGGTCAAGACCCCACTCAATCCGAAGGCGCGCCATAGCTTCTTCTGAGGCCAACTGCTGAGTCTTAATATCCACCGGATCGCCGGGCGCCAGATGCATGGCCACGAAGACCAGCAGGCTGACGACGAAGAGCACGAGCGGTAGCCACAACAAGCGGCGCAGAATGTAGGTCGTCATGGCAGCCTTTCCTACAGCCGGCCTCTGAGGGCCGGGTCCAGCATCTTCTGTAGGCCATCACCCCACAAGTTCAGGCTTAGCACCGCCAAGGCGATGGCCAGTCCTGGAAATAAAGGGATATGTTGATGCTGGAACATAAACTTTTGTCCTTCGTTAACCATCGCCCCCCAATCGGGCGTGGGCGGTTGAACCCCCAT
This DNA window, taken from Chloroflexota bacterium, encodes the following:
- a CDS encoding hemerythrin domain-containing protein → MSATEVLKEEHRVIERMLRILESTAAKLEMDEEVPPERLMKSLDFIRTFADKCHHGKEEDTLFPALEKHGLPREGGPIGVMLLEHDEGRRFVRSLAEGVERYARGDKTARGAIIDNARGYAKLLNAHIYKEDNVLYPMADRMLSAEEVRELLEKYEEIERERIGEGKHHEYLHLIEELEKGL
- a CDS encoding SagB family peptide dehydrogenase, translating into MAERSSHTWHPSPPLAILLVALLGVACVPLPSATATPAPVRSPTPISYPPLTPSPTPRPSVIPTPTPLGHIPLPQPRMAGPLSLEETIAKRRSMRSYSPWEPSLAEIAQLLWAAQGITDKRTGFRAAPSAGALYPLEVYVVTRQAVYRYLANSHALARVKEGDVREALCTAGLSQEPIREAPLSIVITAVYERTRVKYGERAERYVLLEAGHAAQNILLQAVSLGLGGVPIGAFYDQEVQEAIGCPSHHRPLYIIPIGRPRTGSALISLSPSP
- a CDS encoding DUF6485 family protein — encoded protein: MPNQRSELIRRCNVEVNRGRCTCTYEPCERKGFCCDCIVYHRHYGELPGCLFPAEVERTYNRSIARFVEVYGRKV
- a CDS encoding SDR family oxidoreductase, with product MRLRDRVAIVTGAASGNGRGIALRFAEEGAKIVVADLNLSGAEETVQMIKSRGSEAIAVQTDVTSAADIQRMVQAACDHFGHIDILVNNAGISPVGSVTEISEEEWDLVISVDLKSVFLGCKYTIPVMIERGGGSIINIAGTLGLQAAARKAAYCAAKAGVVNLTRQMAIDYGRDNIRINCICPGFVDTPLTASFSDEARRRLLARLPIPRVGQVEDIGNAAVYLASDEASYVTGLCLVVDGGQTLGIPAR
- a CDS encoding gamma-glutamyltransferase family protein codes for the protein MSTSTNSDSSAYPHHAYCPTVRGTKVMVASGHALASLAGARILERGGNAIDAGVAAGICLAVTQPDMVSFAGVAPVMIYLAESRQVVTVDGVGVWPQRATIAYFQEQAGGVIPEGVLRTVVPAAPDAWISALSTYGTMTFAQVSEDAIRLAAEGFPVHRLLAQRVAESVETYRRWPSSAEVFLPAGRQPSEGEVFVQSDLARTLQIIADAESAKSSRGRLAGLQAARDAFYRGPIAKRIAEFFAEQGGLLTPDDMAGFQVRIEPPVKVPYKGYEVYACGPWCQGPVLLQALRILEGLEFSRLKHNSAQYIHWIVEALKLALADREAHYGDPCFVDVPLDTLLSEEYGARQRLRIKPDQVFPQLPASGLSSSYGGRISAFSHLSELDGEGAPTAPYDTSYVCVVDSAGNAFSATPSDLSADIPIVPGTGLAVSPRGSQSWLDPNHPSALAPGKRPRLTPNPAMVFREGRLYMPFGTPGGDVQCQAMCQVFLNLAEFGMSPQLAVEMPRFATLSAPNSFWPHRARPGVIALEADIPAETIAGLVERGHKVELWKRADWEAGGVCLITVDPQSGVRTAGVDPRRECFAIGW
- a CDS encoding AroM family protein, translated to MIDQCGSVTMSTVKRVHMLRTQGGVVLTKVGEGNVIMNENTIKRVQRSYGHRTLGMVIFGQAPRNDVLPQMMPFLPPDVTIRQLGALDNLDLAKIADLVPRSGEYVLLTRLRDGRAVYVAAERTLPLVQNCLDRLSGEGVNLVILLCTREFPALHTDVILIESSRLLPGIVRALSPKHLGIMVPLPEQIGYARSQWETLEASLAFIACSPYTDEQAVAAAARELAKQSLDLVVMDCMGYTLNHKRIVVEVTQRPVLLATSVLARITGELLG
- a CDS encoding ABC transporter permease, which translates into the protein MTTYILRRLLWLPLVLFVVSLLVFVAMHLAPGDPVDIKTQQLASEEAMARLRIEWGLDRPMHLQFLTFLSYALRGDLGRSFAGGVSVTEQIAARFPATVELAVAALFISTVVGIPLGIVSAIRSNSVVDYAGRVFALLGISIPLFWFGIIMIIVFGVTLQWLPVSGRYDARTLYDLRTVTNFYLIDSVLNLDANAFTTTLRHLVMPAMALGLWSVGIITRMTRACMLNVLALDYVRTARSKGLIERIVVMRHCLPNAMLPVITLIGLQFGANLGGAVITETVFAWPGLGKLLVDSIRLRDYPQVQGSVLVLASAYVFINLAVDILYAYLDPRIRYGRE